A single region of the Planctomycetaceae bacterium genome encodes:
- a CDS encoding rhomboid family intramembrane serine protease yields MLPIKTDYRMRRRPWVNYALILINVGVFLAGFHFEGHQRDSYRLLLYPQAPELYQFFTSIFLHAGWGHLLGNMVFLWVFGNGINDRLGHLGYAAFYIAGGIVASLGYLALSGQAPVLGASGAISAVTGAYLVLLPRTHVMVLLVLPLIIPFEISSLYFVLFYFIENLIMTLGMLGAGSASTGGGVAYAAHLAGAVFGIVMTAGLLAARLLPRDAYDLLSLIRHGRQRGRYRSMVAGGYNPFSPPVSDAIRRPADVTGARTESGQGPAAQELELRRQISQACLSGQIEQAAAGYLKLVQIADDAVLPQQQQLDVANWLMSTNAYPAAADAYERFARHHASYGDMGDIYLLLGLLYGRYLQQYDRAEDSLNRAAALLRDPGKTEMARTELDALRRMKRR; encoded by the coding sequence ATGCTGCCGATTAAAACTGACTACCGGATGCGCAGGCGACCGTGGGTGAACTACGCGCTGATCCTGATCAACGTCGGCGTGTTCCTGGCCGGGTTCCACTTCGAGGGGCATCAGCGAGACTCCTATCGCCTGCTGCTGTATCCCCAGGCCCCGGAGCTGTACCAGTTCTTCACGTCGATCTTCCTCCACGCCGGATGGGGGCACCTGCTGGGCAACATGGTCTTCCTGTGGGTCTTCGGCAATGGCATCAACGACCGCCTGGGGCACCTGGGATACGCGGCGTTCTATATCGCCGGCGGCATCGTGGCCAGCCTGGGCTACCTGGCTCTGAGCGGGCAGGCGCCGGTGCTGGGGGCCTCGGGCGCCATCTCGGCGGTCACCGGGGCGTACCTGGTGCTGCTGCCCAGAACGCACGTGATGGTGCTGCTGGTGTTGCCGCTGATCATCCCCTTTGAAATCTCCAGCCTGTACTTCGTGCTGTTCTACTTTATCGAGAACCTGATCATGACCCTGGGCATGCTCGGGGCTGGCAGCGCCTCGACCGGCGGCGGGGTGGCCTATGCGGCGCACCTGGCCGGGGCGGTGTTCGGGATCGTGATGACGGCAGGGCTCCTGGCGGCGCGCCTGCTGCCGCGCGACGCCTACGACCTGCTGAGCCTGATCCGCCACGGGCGCCAGCGCGGGCGGTATCGCTCCATGGTCGCTGGCGGATACAACCCCTTCAGCCCCCCGGTCTCAGACGCCATCCGGCGACCGGCCGATGTCACCGGCGCACGCACCGAGAGCGGACAGGGCCCCGCCGCCCAGGAACTCGAACTGCGACGCCAGATCTCCCAGGCCTGCCTGAGCGGGCAGATCGAGCAGGCCGCCGCGGGATACCTCAAACTGGTGCAGATCGCCGACGACGCCGTCCTGCCCCAGCAGCAGCAACTCGACGTGGCCAACTGGCTGATGTCTACCAACGCCTACCCCGCAGCCGCCGACGCCTACGAACGCTTCGCCCGCCATCACGCCAGCTATGGCGACATGGGCGACATCTACCTGTTGCTGGGGCTGCTGTATGGCCGATATCTGCAGCAATACGACCGCGCGGAAGACTCGCTCAACCGGGCGGCTGCACTGCTGCGCGACCCCGGAAAAACGGAGATGGCCCGGACCGAACTCGATGCCCTCCGCCGTATGAAACGCCGTTGA